One window of Flexivirga oryzae genomic DNA carries:
- a CDS encoding metal-sensitive transcriptional regulator, with product MAGYTGTKDEYLKRLRRIEGQVRGIQRMVEEDTYCIDVLTQVSAVTKALQTVSLGLLEDHVGHCVVDAARESDEAAQQKVREASDAIARLVRS from the coding sequence ATGGCGGGATACACCGGCACCAAGGACGAGTACCTCAAGCGGCTGCGGCGCATCGAGGGACAGGTCCGCGGCATACAGCGGATGGTCGAGGAGGACACCTACTGCATCGACGTGCTCACCCAGGTCAGCGCGGTGACCAAGGCGTTGCAGACGGTGAGCCTCGGCCTGCTCGAGGACCACGTCGGGCACTGCGTGGTCGACGCGGCACGTGAGTCCGACGAGGCGGCGCAGCAGAAGGTCCGGGAGGCCTCCGACGCGATCGCCCGCCTGGTGCGCAGCTGA
- the galK gene encoding galactokinase, producing the protein MSLVRTPAEIDVDAVVARFRELYDAEPDGVWAAPGRVNLIGEHTDYNGGFVLPIALAQHTVAAVRQRADDTVRVASATVDGGVPVTVELPGVTEGGEYGWAAYPVGVGWAAAQRELPVTGLDIALDSNVPVGAGLSSSAALSCVTARAWSDLLGWDLDDETVADLGRDAENKIAGAPTGLMDQLASVCGRAAHAMQIDTRAVTIEQIPFDLPACGLSLLVIDSHTEHTHTTGEYAERRHSCQEAALRLGVRELRDVPLESLATTLDKLPPLLRRRARHVVTDSARVEQVAQLLTSGDDPRRIGPLLSESHASMRDDFEITAPSVDALQEAALAAGAHGARMTGGGFGGCVIALVDKQQAEPVAQACVAAAADGGFATPTVFEAVASGGAARLR; encoded by the coding sequence ATGAGCCTCGTCCGGACGCCCGCCGAGATCGACGTCGACGCCGTCGTCGCCCGCTTCCGCGAGCTGTATGACGCCGAGCCCGACGGTGTCTGGGCGGCACCCGGACGGGTCAACCTGATCGGCGAGCACACCGACTACAACGGCGGATTCGTGCTGCCGATCGCACTCGCGCAGCACACGGTCGCGGCCGTGCGTCAGCGCGCCGACGACACCGTGCGGGTCGCGTCGGCGACGGTGGACGGCGGTGTCCCGGTCACCGTCGAGCTGCCCGGGGTGACCGAGGGCGGCGAGTACGGCTGGGCGGCATACCCGGTGGGTGTGGGGTGGGCCGCGGCACAGCGCGAGCTTCCGGTGACCGGCCTGGACATCGCCCTGGACTCCAATGTCCCTGTCGGCGCTGGTCTCTCGTCGTCCGCGGCGCTGTCCTGCGTCACCGCACGCGCCTGGTCCGACCTGCTCGGCTGGGATCTCGACGACGAGACGGTGGCAGACCTCGGCAGGGATGCGGAGAACAAGATCGCGGGCGCGCCCACCGGGCTGATGGACCAGCTCGCGTCGGTGTGCGGCCGGGCGGCGCACGCCATGCAGATCGACACCCGCGCGGTCACGATCGAGCAGATCCCCTTCGACCTGCCCGCCTGCGGGCTGTCCCTGCTGGTGATCGACTCGCACACCGAGCACACCCATACCACCGGCGAATACGCCGAACGTCGGCACTCCTGCCAGGAGGCGGCGCTCCGGCTCGGGGTCCGCGAACTGCGCGACGTCCCGCTGGAGAGCCTGGCCACGACGCTGGACAAACTGCCGCCGCTGCTGCGCCGTCGCGCACGGCACGTGGTGACCGACTCCGCGCGCGTCGAGCAGGTCGCGCAGCTGCTGACCTCCGGCGACGACCCGCGCCGGATCGGGCCGCTGCTCAGCGAGTCGCACGCGTCGATGCGGGACGACTTCGAGATCACCGCGCCCAGCGTCGACGCGCTGCAGGAGGCCGCGCTAGCCGCGGGTGCCCACGGTGCCCGGATGACCGGCGGCGGTTTCGGCGGCTGCGTCATCGCGCTGGTCGACAAGCAGCAGGCGGAGCCGGTGGCGCAGGCGTGTGTCGCGGCCGCGGCGGACGGGGGGTTCGCAACCCCCACGGTGTTCGAAGCTGTCGCCAGTGGCGGTGCCGCCCGCCTCCGGTGA
- a CDS encoding VOC family protein, whose amino-acid sequence MRVDHLVFAAEPDGMVATAKRLGALLGVEPVDGGLHPRFGTRNSIIPLMEHRFIEVVEVLDHPASDKAPFGQAVRARSAAGGGWLGWVVEVEDMSIAERLLGRSAVPGNRHRPDGVEICWKQIGIRGLMADPQVPFFIKWPAGQEHPSTEGPTTAALAGMQIAGSPDRVREWLGLVGEPGVDRDEWEPAIDFDFAAPHGTPGVMSVKFNCAEGPVSI is encoded by the coding sequence ATGCGAGTTGATCATCTGGTTTTTGCCGCAGAACCCGACGGAATGGTCGCGACGGCGAAGCGACTCGGAGCGCTGCTGGGGGTTGAGCCGGTCGATGGCGGCCTGCACCCGAGATTCGGCACTCGCAACTCGATCATCCCGCTGATGGAGCACCGCTTCATCGAGGTCGTCGAGGTGCTGGACCACCCGGCGTCCGACAAGGCACCCTTCGGCCAGGCCGTGCGCGCACGCTCCGCGGCAGGCGGCGGCTGGCTCGGCTGGGTCGTCGAGGTCGAGGACATGTCGATCGCCGAGCGGCTGCTCGGCCGCAGCGCGGTCCCGGGTAACCGGCACCGTCCGGACGGCGTCGAGATCTGCTGGAAGCAGATCGGCATACGCGGTCTGATGGCCGACCCGCAGGTGCCGTTCTTCATCAAGTGGCCGGCAGGTCAGGAGCACCCGTCGACCGAGGGCCCGACGACCGCCGCGCTCGCCGGCATGCAGATCGCCGGCTCGCCGGACCGGGTGCGTGAATGGCTGGGCCTGGTCGGGGAGCCGGGTGTCGACCGGGACGAGTGGGAGCCGGCGATCGACTTCGATTTCGCCGCGCCGCACGGCACACCGGGTGTGATGTCGGTGAAGTTCAACTGCGCCGAGGGCCCGGTCAGCATCTGA
- a CDS encoding ribonuclease domain-containing protein produces MKILTPRFGFAVAAASLATGAGLAASPAAHAVPTGTAFVATASSIPDCALSSLPAQATDTADLIEAGGPFPYPKNDGVVFDNREGLLPSEGSGYYHEYTVITPGASNRGTRRIITGGTPLTSPPVWYYTGDHYSSFCKITGINGGGSGGIADCDASSVPDEVADTEELVKDDGPFPYDQDGSVFQNREGLLPSESSDYYHLYTVPTPGDSTRGSRRIVTGGTSLTDPSIWYYTADDFASFCKLSVN; encoded by the coding sequence ATGAAAATTCTTACCCCACGTTTCGGATTCGCCGTCGCCGCCGCCTCCCTCGCCACCGGGGCCGGACTGGCTGCGAGTCCCGCCGCGCACGCCGTCCCCACCGGGACCGCGTTCGTCGCCACCGCGTCCAGCATCCCGGACTGCGCGCTGTCGTCCCTGCCCGCCCAGGCCACCGACACCGCCGACCTGATCGAGGCGGGCGGGCCGTTCCCCTACCCGAAGAACGACGGCGTCGTCTTCGACAACCGCGAGGGTCTGCTGCCCTCCGAGGGGTCGGGCTACTACCACGAGTACACCGTCATCACGCCCGGCGCCTCCAACCGCGGCACCCGCCGGATCATCACCGGCGGCACCCCACTGACCAGTCCACCGGTCTGGTACTACACCGGCGACCACTACTCGTCCTTCTGCAAGATCACCGGGATCAACGGCGGCGGTTCCGGCGGCATCGCCGACTGCGATGCGTCGTCGGTGCCCGACGAGGTCGCCGACACCGAGGAACTGGTCAAGGACGACGGCCCGTTCCCCTACGACCAGGACGGCAGCGTCTTCCAGAACCGCGAGGGCCTGCTGCCGTCGGAGTCGTCCGACTACTACCACCTCTACACCGTTCCGACGCCAGGCGATTCGACCAGGGGTTCGCGCCGGATCGTCACCGGCGGCACGTCGCTCACCGACCCGTCGATCTGGTACTACACCGCCGACGACTTCGCGTCGTTCTGCAAACTGTCGGTGAACTGA
- a CDS encoding TrmH family RNA methyltransferase encodes MTEQTITSAANPRLKTLVALRRRRRREQEGRTLLEGYDELALALAAGVRPVELYTCPELMADPHAQDDVVRRSRDVGAQVVRLGRAAFEKVAYREGADGFLAVVPSVGATPRELVLPADPLVLIAEGVEKPGNLGAMLRTADAAGVDAVVAADPVTDWGNPNVVRSSKGTVFSVPVATATTAETIGWARERGIRVVAATPAATELHTDVDLTGPVAIAVGTEKEGLTDEALGAADVRVRIPMTGKANSLNVATSAAIILYEAVRQRRTR; translated from the coding sequence GTGACCGAGCAGACGATCACCTCGGCGGCGAACCCGCGGTTGAAGACGCTCGTCGCCCTGCGCCGCCGCCGGCGCCGGGAGCAGGAGGGGCGCACCCTGCTGGAGGGGTATGACGAGCTCGCGCTCGCCCTCGCCGCCGGCGTGCGCCCGGTCGAGCTCTACACCTGCCCGGAGCTGATGGCCGACCCGCACGCGCAGGACGACGTCGTGCGGCGCTCGCGGGACGTGGGAGCCCAGGTCGTTCGGCTGGGGCGGGCGGCGTTCGAGAAGGTCGCCTACCGGGAGGGCGCGGACGGCTTCCTCGCCGTGGTCCCCTCGGTCGGCGCGACCCCACGCGAACTGGTGCTCCCGGCGGACCCGCTGGTGCTGATCGCCGAAGGCGTCGAGAAGCCAGGCAATCTCGGCGCCATGCTGCGCACTGCCGATGCCGCGGGCGTCGATGCGGTGGTGGCGGCCGACCCGGTGACCGACTGGGGCAACCCCAACGTGGTGCGCAGTTCCAAGGGCACGGTCTTCTCGGTGCCGGTGGCGACGGCGACCACCGCCGAGACGATCGGGTGGGCTCGCGAACGCGGCATCCGGGTCGTCGCAGCGACCCCTGCCGCGACCGAACTGCACACCGACGTCGACCTGACCGGCCCGGTGGCGATCGCGGTCGGCACGGAGAAGGAGGGGCTGACCGACGAAGCCCTCGGCGCGGCCGACGTGCGGGTGCGGATCCCCATGACTGGCAAGGCGAATTCACTGAACGTCGCGACCTCCGCCGCCATCATTCTTTACGAGGCGGTACGGCAGCGGCGGACCCGCTGA
- a CDS encoding DUF4282 domain-containing protein encodes MSTPTGGSWNNDQQGQGGQGGYQGQSLGQGYGQQQAGQQQQQPEYGQQAPQQETPQQAAGQAQHGGFAGQAQQAGQQWASDAGQIASGAGEGIGDLFSDLQFKKSLTEKIAGLTYLVVIVWAVINFISQLTWNFGSQDFGGTSIKNMGTMSAIVHSLADLALLVVIVAFVRVILELATNVARIAQRNKS; translated from the coding sequence ATGTCGACGCCCACAGGTGGCTCGTGGAACAACGATCAGCAGGGCCAGGGTGGCCAGGGCGGCTACCAGGGACAGAGCCTCGGTCAGGGCTACGGCCAGCAGCAGGCGGGCCAGCAACAGCAGCAGCCCGAATACGGCCAGCAGGCTCCGCAGCAGGAGACCCCGCAACAGGCGGCGGGGCAGGCGCAGCACGGCGGTTTCGCCGGGCAGGCCCAGCAGGCCGGGCAGCAGTGGGCCTCCGACGCCGGCCAGATCGCGTCGGGCGCCGGTGAGGGCATCGGCGACCTCTTCTCCGACCTGCAGTTCAAGAAGTCGCTGACCGAGAAGATCGCCGGCCTGACCTACCTGGTCGTCATCGTCTGGGCGGTCATCAACTTCATCAGCCAGCTGACCTGGAACTTCGGCAGCCAGGACTTCGGCGGCACCAGCATCAAGAACATGGGCACGATGTCGGCGATCGTCCACTCGCTCGCCGACCTCGCGCTGCTCGTCGTGATCGTCGCGTTCGTGCGGGTGATCCTGGAGCTCGCGACCAACGTCGCGCGCATCGCGCAGCGCAACAAGAGCTGA
- the galT gene encoding galactose-1-phosphate uridylyltransferase: MERTAGRLADGRQIIWYDADGTHRTAVADRRDLPTTVTGSQLRRDPLTGEWIAVASHRQSRTYLPPADECPLCPSDDHLSEIPSPEYQVVAFENRFPSYELNAEAPDATDGLDTASSASLPRPLDPHLEQIRAGRGRCEVVCFTSDHNASFAQLTPQQARLVVDTWADRTTDLNAIDSVQHVFPFENRGKEIGVTLQHPHGQIYAYPFIPPRAATELAHAQAYQQEHGRSLFGDIIASESAAGTRVIAENAEWIAFVPFAARWPIEVHFYPTRQVPDIPALDDAARDGFVEVYLDVLQRFDRLYDEPTPYIAAWQQAPAREHRDVAWLHLELYSIRRGEGKVKFLAGSESGQGAFVNDGLPEGMAQRLREA; this comes from the coding sequence ATGGAGCGCACGGCCGGCCGGCTGGCCGACGGACGGCAGATCATCTGGTACGACGCGGATGGCACCCACCGGACGGCTGTCGCCGACCGGCGTGATCTGCCCACCACCGTCACCGGCTCGCAGTTGCGGCGCGACCCGTTGACCGGCGAATGGATCGCGGTCGCGTCGCACCGGCAGAGCAGGACGTACCTGCCGCCCGCCGACGAGTGCCCGCTGTGCCCGTCGGATGATCATCTGTCCGAGATCCCGTCGCCGGAGTACCAGGTCGTCGCGTTCGAGAACCGCTTCCCGTCATACGAGCTCAACGCAGAAGCTCCGGACGCCACCGACGGTCTCGATACAGCCTCCTCCGCTTCGCTCCCCCGCCCACTCGACCCGCATCTGGAGCAGATCCGCGCGGGCCGCGGCCGGTGCGAGGTCGTCTGCTTCACCAGCGACCACAACGCGTCGTTCGCCCAGCTCACCCCACAGCAGGCGCGGCTGGTGGTGGACACCTGGGCGGACCGGACCACCGACCTGAACGCCATCGACAGCGTGCAGCACGTCTTCCCCTTCGAGAACCGCGGCAAGGAGATCGGCGTCACCCTGCAGCACCCGCACGGCCAGATCTACGCCTACCCCTTCATCCCCCCACGCGCGGCCACCGAGCTCGCACACGCGCAGGCCTACCAGCAGGAGCACGGCCGCAGCCTCTTCGGCGACATCATCGCCAGCGAATCCGCCGCCGGCACCCGGGTGATCGCCGAGAACGCCGAGTGGATCGCGTTCGTGCCGTTCGCCGCCCGCTGGCCGATCGAGGTGCACTTCTACCCCACGCGACAGGTCCCCGACATCCCCGCGCTCGACGACGCGGCACGCGACGGCTTCGTCGAGGTCTACCTGGACGTCCTGCAGCGCTTCGACCGGCTGTATGACGAGCCGACCCCCTACATCGCCGCGTGGCAGCAGGCCCCGGCGCGTGAACACCGGGACGTGGCCTGGCTGCACCTGGAGCTGTATTCGATCCGTCGCGGTGAAGGCAAGGTCAAATTCCTCGCCGGCTCGGAATCCGGCCAGGGTGCGTTCGTCAACGACGGCCTCCCCGAAGGTATGGCGCAACGGCTGCGTGAAGCATGA
- a CDS encoding VOC family protein, producing MSTHTTSWPAGTPCWVDCAFEPAHRGMHHAQDFYEKLFGWDVRRDADIDYLVCRKDALPVAGLEHKYTGDAPPFWTTYFATDDIDATCAAVRAAGGQVLTEPLDVRNAGRAAYCADPTGAFFGLWQGAELLGFGLVNEPGGVAWNDLMTRDLEGAKTFYSNVFGYVYDARGDSYAIAKLPTGETVCGIHQANALPDDAPPSWLVHFAVADRDSSAQIAQELGASILLTNDTPFGPEALLQGQHGEIFTVIAIDDTAD from the coding sequence ATGAGCACTCACACCACGTCGTGGCCTGCCGGCACACCCTGCTGGGTCGACTGCGCCTTCGAGCCGGCCCACCGCGGCATGCACCACGCACAGGACTTCTACGAGAAGCTCTTCGGCTGGGACGTCCGGCGCGACGCCGACATCGACTACCTGGTGTGCCGCAAGGACGCCCTGCCGGTCGCGGGACTGGAGCACAAGTACACCGGAGACGCACCGCCGTTCTGGACCACCTACTTCGCGACCGACGACATCGACGCCACCTGCGCAGCCGTCCGCGCCGCCGGTGGCCAGGTGCTGACCGAGCCGCTGGACGTGCGCAACGCAGGCCGGGCGGCCTACTGCGCGGACCCGACCGGAGCGTTCTTCGGGCTGTGGCAGGGTGCGGAACTGCTCGGTTTCGGGCTGGTCAACGAGCCCGGCGGGGTCGCCTGGAACGACCTGATGACCCGCGACCTGGAGGGCGCGAAAACGTTCTACAGCAACGTTTTCGGCTATGTGTACGACGCTCGCGGCGACTCCTACGCCATCGCGAAGCTGCCGACCGGGGAGACGGTGTGCGGCATACACCAGGCGAATGCCCTTCCGGACGATGCGCCGCCGTCGTGGCTGGTGCACTTCGCGGTCGCCGACCGGGACTCCTCGGCGCAGATCGCCCAGGAGCTGGGTGCCTCGATCCTGCTGACCAACGACACGCCCTTCGGCCCGGAGGCGCTGTTGCAGGGGCAGCACGGGGAGATCTTCACGGTCATCGCGATCGACGACACCGCCGACTGA
- a CDS encoding LysR family transcriptional regulator: MLDSRQLRMFHEVVRSGSYSAAARSLGYTQPAISQQMRALERSVGTPLFTRSGRNLRLTEAGELLSRHAETILADLSAAAEQVAAIKHLALGRVRLCTFPSASATIVAAAVSRLRASNPGVRVELLEAEPPESLALLRGGDCDIALAFSYDAEAGVDHEGMTARPLLDDEMVVVLPADHPLARRRTLALAELADETWIAGCPRCRTTFVAACAAADFSPVISFTTDDNLAMQSLVVAGSGIAVMPGLVLSFLRHPGVVVRPLRPVVRRAVTAYTLADYQHIPAVGTMLGALRAASAESKAQRGGPRGSAKHK; this comes from the coding sequence ATGTTGGATTCGCGGCAGTTGCGGATGTTCCACGAGGTGGTGCGCTCGGGCTCCTACTCCGCGGCCGCCCGGTCACTCGGCTACACCCAACCGGCGATCAGTCAGCAGATGCGTGCGCTGGAGCGCAGCGTCGGCACCCCGTTGTTCACCCGCTCCGGTCGCAACCTGCGGTTGACCGAAGCGGGCGAGTTGCTGTCACGGCACGCCGAGACGATCCTGGCCGATCTGAGCGCAGCTGCGGAGCAGGTCGCCGCCATCAAGCACCTGGCGCTGGGCCGCGTGCGGTTGTGCACCTTCCCCAGTGCCAGCGCGACGATCGTCGCGGCGGCGGTGAGCCGGCTGCGGGCCAGCAACCCGGGCGTTCGTGTCGAGTTGCTCGAGGCGGAGCCGCCGGAGTCGCTGGCGCTGTTGCGGGGCGGTGACTGCGACATCGCGCTCGCGTTCAGTTACGACGCCGAGGCCGGCGTCGATCACGAGGGTATGACGGCCAGGCCGCTGCTCGATGACGAGATGGTCGTGGTGCTTCCCGCCGACCACCCGCTGGCCAGGCGCCGCACACTCGCCCTGGCGGAGCTCGCCGACGAGACCTGGATCGCCGGCTGCCCCCGCTGCCGGACGACCTTCGTGGCGGCGTGCGCTGCTGCGGACTTCAGTCCGGTGATCTCCTTCACGACCGACGACAATCTGGCGATGCAGAGCCTGGTGGTCGCCGGCAGCGGGATCGCCGTCATGCCAGGTCTGGTGCTGTCGTTCCTCCGGCACCCGGGCGTCGTGGTCCGGCCGCTGCGACCTGTCGTGCGTCGTGCGGTGACGGCATACACGCTCGCCGACTATCAGCACATCCCCGCAGTGGGCACGATGCTCGGTGCCCTGCGGGCTGCGTCCGCGGAGTCGAAGGCGCAGCGTGGTGGGCCGCGCGGCTCCGCGAAACATAAGTAA
- the purB gene encoding adenylosuccinate lyase codes for MRSLAEAHPPIALGALDGRYRAAVAPLVDFLSEAALNRQRVHVEVEWLIHLTRQGAVPGVRRLTDDEIKQLRDIPQQFDVADIAELADIERETVHDVKAVEYYLKRRLPQIVGTDDAAGLSELVHFGCTSEDINNLSYALMVQGATRKIWLPRASALVDQIAAMARELADVPLLAHTHGQPATPTTMGKELAVLAHRLRRQLRRIERAEYLGKINGATGTYGAHVAAVPTTDWIEVSQLFVEGLGLEWNPLTTQIESHDWQSEIYSDISRFNAILHNLATDVWTYISMGYFAQSRGQGTVGSSTMPHKVNPIRFENAEANLELSNGIFDVLCRTLVTSRLQRDLTDSSMQRNIGTAYGHSLLAIDNVSRGLAGLDAAPEKMAADLNANWEVLGEPIQSAMRALGARGVPGMEQPYERLKELTRGRRISEEDLREFVRGLGLPNTVEARFLELTPATYVGLAPQLVKFLQG; via the coding sequence ATGCGTTCGCTTGCTGAAGCTCACCCGCCGATCGCGCTCGGCGCCCTGGACGGGCGTTACCGGGCCGCCGTCGCACCGCTCGTCGACTTCCTGTCCGAGGCCGCGCTCAACCGGCAGCGGGTGCACGTCGAGGTCGAGTGGCTGATCCACCTCACCCGGCAGGGCGCGGTGCCCGGCGTGCGCCGGCTGACCGACGACGAGATCAAGCAGTTGCGCGACATACCGCAGCAGTTCGACGTCGCCGACATCGCCGAGCTGGCGGACATCGAGCGCGAGACCGTGCACGACGTCAAGGCGGTCGAGTACTACCTGAAGCGGCGGCTGCCGCAGATCGTCGGCACCGACGACGCGGCCGGGCTCTCCGAGCTGGTCCACTTCGGCTGCACCAGCGAGGACATCAACAACCTGTCCTACGCGCTGATGGTGCAGGGCGCGACGCGCAAGATCTGGCTGCCACGCGCCTCGGCCCTGGTCGACCAGATCGCAGCGATGGCACGCGAACTCGCCGACGTGCCGCTGCTGGCACACACCCACGGGCAGCCGGCCACGCCGACGACCATGGGCAAGGAACTCGCGGTCCTCGCGCACCGGCTGCGCCGTCAGCTGCGCCGGATCGAGCGCGCCGAGTACCTCGGCAAGATCAACGGCGCGACCGGCACGTATGGCGCACACGTCGCCGCCGTACCCACGACCGACTGGATCGAGGTGTCCCAGCTGTTCGTGGAAGGCCTGGGGCTGGAGTGGAACCCGCTCACCACCCAGATCGAGAGCCACGACTGGCAGTCCGAGATCTACAGCGACATCTCGCGGTTCAACGCGATCCTGCACAACCTGGCCACCGACGTGTGGACCTACATCTCGATGGGCTACTTCGCGCAGTCGCGCGGGCAGGGCACCGTCGGCTCCAGCACCATGCCGCACAAGGTCAACCCGATCCGCTTCGAGAACGCCGAGGCCAACCTGGAGCTGTCCAACGGCATCTTCGACGTGCTGTGCCGCACGCTGGTCACCTCGCGGTTGCAGCGTGACCTCACCGACTCCTCGATGCAGCGCAACATCGGCACGGCATACGGGCACTCACTGCTGGCGATCGACAACGTCTCCCGCGGCCTGGCCGGGCTCGACGCGGCCCCGGAGAAGATGGCCGCCGACCTCAACGCCAACTGGGAGGTGCTCGGCGAGCCGATCCAGTCGGCGATGCGGGCCCTCGGCGCACGTGGCGTGCCGGGCATGGAGCAGCCGTACGAGCGGCTCAAGGAACTCACCCGCGGCCGGCGGATCAGCGAGGAAGACCTGCGCGAGTTCGTCCGCGGTCTCGGGCTGCCCAACACCGTCGAGGCACGTTTCCTGGAGCTCACCCCCGCCACGTATGTCGGGCTCGCGCCGCAACTGGTGAAGTTCCTGCAGGGCTGA
- a CDS encoding FAD-dependent monooxygenase, which translates to MTTRIAIVGGGIAGLTLATLLDRQRFEVSVHEAQPERATTGSALGLWGPARRVLRRIGALPDGGAQPAEGALHRIDGRRVVTARGAGPVMVDRPTLLAALDAAVPTSVHRVSEEVTDPASLDADLVIGADGVRSQVRGLVVPHAAARVATPYLALRGIRSGTVPPGDAGEYWGRGLLAGLVPIGGGRTYWFTSHRSELSEPLDLAVVLAEARDRFADAAPAIRRMLDGAGPDTLATSLWVAPPLRSYARGRYIVVGDAAHAMLPNLGRGACSAVVDAATLAGTLNTGGDLRRWQARRIPATQVARVGSAALMRIALAIP; encoded by the coding sequence ATGACGACCCGGATCGCGATCGTCGGCGGCGGCATCGCCGGGCTGACCCTGGCGACGCTGCTCGACCGGCAGCGGTTCGAGGTGAGCGTCCACGAGGCGCAGCCCGAACGCGCGACCACCGGCAGTGCGCTGGGCCTGTGGGGGCCGGCGCGCCGGGTGCTGCGCCGCATCGGGGCACTCCCGGACGGCGGCGCGCAGCCGGCCGAGGGGGCGCTGCACCGGATCGACGGCCGCCGGGTGGTGACCGCCCGGGGCGCCGGGCCGGTGATGGTGGACCGGCCGACGCTGCTCGCCGCGCTGGATGCGGCGGTGCCGACGAGCGTGCACCGCGTGAGCGAGGAGGTCACCGATCCGGCGTCGCTGGATGCCGACTTGGTGATCGGTGCGGACGGGGTCCGCAGCCAGGTCCGTGGGCTGGTCGTGCCGCATGCGGCGGCGCGCGTCGCCACGCCGTACCTCGCGCTGCGCGGAATCCGCTCCGGCACAGTGCCTCCCGGCGATGCGGGTGAGTATTGGGGCCGTGGCCTGCTCGCCGGGCTGGTGCCGATCGGTGGTGGCCGGACCTACTGGTTCACCAGCCATCGCAGCGAGCTGAGCGAACCGCTCGACCTGGCGGTGGTGCTGGCCGAGGCCCGCGACCGTTTCGCGGACGCGGCACCGGCGATCCGGCGGATGCTGGACGGTGCCGGCCCGGACACGCTCGCGACCTCACTGTGGGTCGCGCCGCCGCTGCGGAGCTACGCCCGCGGCCGGTACATCGTCGTCGGGGACGCCGCACACGCCATGCTCCCGAACCTGGGCCGCGGCGCCTGCAGCGCCGTCGTCGACGCGGCAACGCTCGCCGGCACCCTCAACACCGGCGGCGACCTGCGTCGTTGGCAGGCCAGGCGGATCCCGGCGACCCAGGTGGCGCGGGTCGGGTCGGCCGCCCTCATGCGCATCGCGCTCGCCATACCCTGA
- a CDS encoding low molecular weight protein-tyrosine-phosphatase encodes MTATSAQGHPSPYRVCFVCSGNICRSPMGEVILRSMLDDADLGGEVAVDSAGIGDWHVGQGADPRTLAALKRGGYDGSAHVARQFEASYLEDHDLILAADRGHLRDLLQLAEGRDGDAETRLVREFDPDAMAAGELELDDPYFGNASDFDRCRHEIELACRGLVAELQRELR; translated from the coding sequence GTGACGGCTACTTCCGCCCAGGGGCACCCTTCGCCGTACCGCGTCTGTTTCGTGTGTTCGGGCAACATCTGCCGATCGCCGATGGGCGAGGTCATCCTGCGGTCGATGCTCGACGATGCCGACCTCGGCGGCGAGGTCGCGGTCGACTCGGCGGGCATCGGCGACTGGCACGTCGGTCAGGGCGCGGATCCCCGCACGCTCGCCGCCCTCAAACGCGGTGGGTATGACGGAAGCGCCCACGTCGCGCGGCAGTTCGAGGCGTCATACCTGGAGGACCACGACCTCATCCTGGCTGCCGACCGTGGCCATCTGCGCGACCTGCTGCAACTCGCCGAGGGCCGCGACGGCGACGCCGAGACGCGGCTGGTGCGGGAGTTCGACCCGGACGCGATGGCCGCCGGGGAGCTGGAGCTGGACGACCCCTACTTCGGCAACGCCAGTGACTTCGACCGCTGCCGTCACGAGATCGAGCTCGCCTGCCGCGGCCTGGTCGCCGAACTGCAGCGCGAGCTGCGGTAA
- a CDS encoding heavy-metal-associated domain-containing protein yields MTMTDILVRGMTCGHCVSAVTEELKTIDGVQEVQIDLHEGGDSPVVITSDGELDPDAVASAVDEAGYEIVG; encoded by the coding sequence ATGACCATGACCGACATCCTGGTGCGCGGAATGACCTGCGGACACTGCGTCAGTGCGGTGACCGAGGAGCTGAAGACGATCGACGGCGTGCAGGAGGTGCAGATCGACCTGCACGAGGGCGGCGACTCACCGGTCGTCATCACCAGTGACGGCGAGCTCGACCCCGACGCGGTCGCCTCCGCCGTCGACGAAGCGGGCTACGAGATCGTCGGCTGA